The Shewanella sp. MTB7 genome includes a window with the following:
- a CDS encoding DUF5610 domain-containing protein: MEIKNHGAEVSQVAKSKTQTIENHGKSVSEAASHKTAYASSKQLMNSAIISAQQEVSLSSSNEPLILLYRAAIEAINEELAPTMGDNALQTAYDNGVDTSPNATADRIVSFATNFFSLYQDQNSNMDFDEQLASFMEIIGGAIDQGFDEAKDILTGLQVLEGDIASGVEQTYSLVQEGLLTFKDSFSSDKSDASEL, translated from the coding sequence ATGGAAATTAAGAACCATGGTGCAGAAGTATCCCAAGTTGCGAAAAGTAAGACTCAGACAATTGAAAATCATGGCAAATCGGTATCTGAAGCGGCAAGTCATAAAACGGCTTACGCCAGTAGTAAACAGTTGATGAACTCTGCCATTATTTCTGCACAGCAGGAGGTTAGTTTAAGCTCAAGTAATGAGCCTCTTATCTTACTTTACCGTGCTGCTATCGAAGCCATTAATGAAGAGCTTGCCCCCACGATGGGTGACAATGCGCTTCAGACGGCTTATGACAATGGGGTTGATACTTCTCCTAATGCTACTGCTGATAGAATAGTGAGCTTTGCAACAAACTTTTTCAGTTTATACCAAGATCAAAATTCAAACATGGATTTTGATGAACAGCTGGCTTCATTTATGGAGATTATTGGTGGGGCAATTGATCAAGGATTTGATGAAGCCAAAGACATTTTAACCGGCTTACAGGTTTTAGAAGGAGATATTGCCAGTGGTGTTGAGCAAACCTATTCACTCGTTCAAGAGGGACTATTAACGTTTAAAGACAGTTTTAGTTCCGATAAAAGCGACGCTTCTGAACTTTAA
- a CDS encoding glutathione S-transferase — protein sequence MKLLYSDASPYSRCVRVLIRHLELDGIEECIVNPMDNSETLLEINPLGKIPCLQLNDGSPLYDSEVILRYLDHEFGASRLFGENGYNWKNECQLSLINGLLDSAVALRQEQMRELEGKRSLFWTARFEQALLRGLKEVEQSGVMVSPQLTIQQIGLACLLEYLDFRHSDLQWRKVVPAIGAWLSGFEHLSMMTSTRPI from the coding sequence ATGAAGTTATTGTATTCAGATGCATCCCCTTATTCTCGTTGTGTGCGGGTATTAATTCGTCATCTTGAACTTGATGGTATTGAAGAGTGTATTGTTAATCCTATGGATAATAGCGAAACACTGCTTGAAATTAATCCGTTAGGTAAAATCCCCTGCTTGCAGCTTAATGATGGTTCGCCGCTTTATGATAGTGAAGTGATTTTACGTTATTTAGATCATGAATTTGGGGCTAGTCGGTTATTCGGTGAAAATGGATATAATTGGAAAAACGAATGTCAACTATCTCTTATAAATGGCTTGCTAGATTCGGCTGTTGCCTTAAGGCAGGAGCAGATGAGAGAGTTAGAGGGAAAGCGCTCTCTTTTTTGGACGGCACGGTTTGAGCAAGCTCTGCTCAGAGGGCTAAAAGAGGTAGAACAGTCTGGGGTGATGGTCAGTCCTCAGTTGACGATTCAACAAATAGGATTAGCTTGTTTGCTCGAGTATCTAGATTTTAGGCATTCTGATCTGCAATGGAGGAAGGTTGTACCGGCTATAGGAGCTTGGTTATCCGGTTTTGAACATCTTTCGATGATGACAAGCACAAGGCCAATTTAA
- a CDS encoding ABCB family ABC transporter ATP-binding protein/permease, with amino-acid sequence MRPSLYFDGPVDKLNWQVLKLLWPYLLEYKKRVALALISLIIAKVASVSLPFVLKSLVDTLTQASPEQLISVPISLVVAYGALRLLNTLISEVRDTLFGRVTERAIRRLGLSVFQHLHRLDLEFHLERRTGGLSRDIERGTSGVNFLMRFMVFNIVPTILEIALVIGILFYNYGVAFAAITFGAVVSYVAFSVFATEWRTGFVREAAKADSDSSSRAIDSLLNYETVKYFNNEAYEAERYDMALEEWEHAKRKNRLSLFALNAGQAVIISTAMTLMLALASSHVVSGSMTIGDFVLINAFMMQLFIPLNFLGFVYREIRGALANIERMFSLLDRQPLIEDKPDAKELALVSGALTFENVSFSYDSRQILKNISFSILPGQKVAIVGDSGAGKSTIVKLLFRFYDVDSGCISLDGVDIGSLTQNALRQSIAIVPQDTVLFNDSLLENIRYGRPEASDDEIAEVIKMAHLSHFVASLSEGWHTKVGERGLKLSGGEKQRVAIARAILKGSALLVFDEATSSLDSHSEQAILTALKEVAKGHTSLVIAHRLSTVVDADQIIVLSQGEIVETGKHSDLIKERGLYSKLWNIQNQK; translated from the coding sequence ATGCGCCCCTCTCTCTATTTTGATGGTCCCGTGGATAAATTAAATTGGCAAGTTCTTAAGTTACTATGGCCCTATCTTTTAGAATATAAAAAGCGGGTAGCCTTAGCGTTAATTAGTCTTATTATTGCTAAGGTCGCCAGCGTCTCTCTGCCTTTTGTGCTTAAATCTTTGGTCGATACATTAACTCAAGCATCACCTGAGCAGTTGATCTCTGTCCCCATATCTCTGGTTGTAGCTTACGGAGCTTTGCGTTTGCTAAATACACTTATCTCTGAGGTTCGAGATACCCTATTTGGACGGGTTACCGAACGGGCTATTCGACGTTTGGGATTATCTGTTTTTCAACATCTGCATCGATTAGATCTTGAGTTCCATTTGGAACGAAGAACTGGTGGTTTGTCTCGAGATATTGAAAGAGGGACCAGTGGTGTCAATTTCCTGATGAGATTTATGGTGTTTAATATTGTGCCGACAATATTAGAGATCGCGTTGGTGATAGGTATTTTGTTTTACAACTACGGGGTGGCTTTTGCTGCGATTACATTTGGGGCTGTTGTGAGCTATGTTGCATTTTCTGTCTTCGCAACAGAGTGGCGAACAGGCTTTGTGCGGGAGGCAGCCAAAGCAGACTCAGATTCAAGTTCACGGGCAATTGATAGCTTGCTTAATTATGAAACGGTTAAATATTTCAACAATGAAGCCTACGAAGCAGAGCGTTACGACATGGCACTTGAAGAATGGGAGCATGCGAAGCGTAAAAACCGCTTATCCCTCTTTGCACTTAATGCGGGTCAGGCTGTCATTATCTCGACAGCGATGACCTTGATGTTAGCCTTAGCCAGTTCCCATGTGGTGTCGGGGTCTATGACAATTGGTGATTTTGTACTCATTAATGCTTTTATGATGCAGTTATTTATCCCTCTGAATTTTTTAGGTTTTGTCTATAGAGAAATACGTGGAGCCTTAGCTAATATCGAGAGAATGTTTAGCTTGTTAGACAGGCAACCGCTCATTGAAGATAAACCTGATGCAAAGGAGTTAGCTTTAGTTTCTGGGGCATTAACTTTTGAAAATGTTAGTTTTAGCTACGATTCACGTCAAATTTTAAAAAACATCAGTTTTTCCATTTTACCCGGTCAGAAAGTGGCGATAGTGGGTGATAGTGGTGCGGGCAAATCAACCATCGTTAAATTGTTGTTTCGCTTTTATGACGTCGATAGTGGATGTATTAGTTTAGATGGAGTGGACATTGGATCATTAACACAAAATGCCCTTAGGCAATCCATCGCTATAGTGCCCCAAGATACAGTGCTGTTTAATGATTCTTTACTAGAGAATATTCGCTATGGCAGACCGGAAGCAAGTGATGACGAAATTGCCGAAGTGATTAAGATGGCGCACCTTTCCCACTTTGTCGCATCGCTGTCCGAGGGGTGGCATACTAAGGTTGGAGAACGTGGGTTAAAACTGTCCGGCGGAGAGAAGCAAAGGGTCGCAATTGCCAGAGCTATTTTAAAAGGATCTGCATTACTGGTTTTTGACGAAGCAACTTCATCACTTGATAGCCATTCAGAACAGGCCATTCTTACAGCCCTTAAAGAGGTCGCCAAAGGACATACCAGTCTTGTTATCGCTCATCGATTATCAACGGTGGTGGATGCGGATCAAATCATAGTCTTGAGTCAGGGAGAAATTGTTGAAACGGGTAAGCATTCTGATCTGATAAAAGAAAGAGGCTTGTACTCCAAATTGTGGAATATTCAAAATCAAAAGTGA
- a CDS encoding 3'-5' exonuclease produces MTTCESNVESIYAAEIAKKWIAKNAIILDTETTGLDWGCEVVEVAAIELATGNILMNTLVRPTQQIPDDIIAIHGITNDMVENAPEFNLVLIDLLEATLGREIVAWNASFDLKLLLSTLHITMPFTVECQLVPCIRQHSDNTNRWHCAMLNYAQFGGDWNNAYGEYKWHSLDNAAKQMGIELPSTRHRALEDCQLAREVILKMAAVNNGRSPF; encoded by the coding sequence ATGACTACCTGTGAAAGTAATGTCGAAAGCATCTATGCCGCTGAAATAGCTAAAAAATGGATAGCTAAAAACGCCATCATTCTTGATACCGAAACGACAGGTCTTGATTGGGGCTGTGAGGTTGTCGAGGTTGCCGCTATTGAGTTAGCCACTGGCAATATCCTCATGAACACGTTGGTTAGACCTACTCAACAAATTCCTGATGACATTATCGCTATTCATGGCATCACTAATGACATGGTTGAAAACGCACCTGAATTTAATCTTGTATTAATAGATCTTTTAGAGGCCACTCTCGGGCGTGAAATTGTTGCTTGGAATGCTTCATTCGATTTAAAGCTATTGCTATCAACACTGCATATCACCATGCCATTCACCGTTGAATGTCAATTAGTCCCATGCATACGGCAGCATTCAGATAACACGAATCGTTGGCACTGCGCCATGTTGAATTATGCCCAATTCGGGGGAGATTGGAACAACGCCTATGGTGAATACAAATGGCATTCACTCGACAATGCAGCTAAGCAAATGGGGATTGAACTCCCATCTACACGTCATCGTGCGCTTGAAGATTGTCAATTGGCACGTGAAGTGATTCTCAAAATGGCCGCGGTCAATAACGGTAGGAGCCCATTCTGA
- a CDS encoding ferredoxin--NADP reductase produces MWVEGEVIERTDWCDNLFSLKIKVDIEPYIAGQFIKLSQVINDKRIGRAYSIVNAPNSDYVEVLAISVLDGLLSPNLQQLKIGDHIQVSSKAAGFMTLEEVPPQGKDLWLLATGTAVGPFISILDTSEPWERFENVVLVYGVREAKDLAYKDKLQQLEKQYPNQFKLLFSVTRESYPHALESRISTALASGEIEQRLGLKISAENAQVLLCGNPEMIKDANNILLEKGLSKNLRRAPGQITIEKYW; encoded by the coding sequence ATGTGGGTTGAAGGCGAAGTTATTGAACGAACCGATTGGTGCGACAATCTATTCTCTTTAAAAATAAAAGTTGATATCGAACCTTATATAGCTGGTCAGTTTATAAAGTTAAGCCAAGTGATTAACGATAAGCGGATTGGTAGAGCTTACTCTATCGTAAATGCGCCAAATTCAGATTATGTTGAGGTTCTAGCCATTTCGGTTCTTGATGGTCTACTCTCGCCTAATCTGCAGCAACTTAAGATCGGTGATCATATACAGGTGTCGAGTAAAGCTGCTGGTTTTATGACATTGGAAGAAGTGCCGCCTCAAGGTAAAGATCTTTGGTTGCTTGCAACTGGAACTGCAGTGGGTCCATTTATCTCCATACTCGATACATCAGAGCCTTGGGAAAGGTTTGAAAATGTAGTGTTAGTGTACGGTGTCAGAGAAGCTAAAGATCTCGCTTACAAAGATAAGCTGCAACAACTTGAAAAACAGTATCCTAATCAATTTAAGTTACTCTTTTCTGTCACTCGAGAGTCATATCCCCATGCATTGGAAAGCAGAATTTCTACAGCTTTAGCGTCTGGTGAAATAGAGCAACGTCTGGGTTTAAAGATTTCGGCCGAAAATGCGCAGGTACTGCTTTGTGGCAATCCCGAAATGATCAAAGATGCGAATAATATCTTGTTGGAAAAGGGGTTAAGTAAGAATCTTCGTCGAGCACCAGGTCAGATCACAATAGAGAAATACTGGTAG
- a CDS encoding XRE family transcriptional regulator yields the protein MLKEDVICRIEELVAGRSLRKVSLEWGIPQPTLHNMLKNRTDPKFDTLDKIMKAENVNVEWLLTGSETENDFISIPRIDIEVSAGCGSYIVSELENEGMKVTQKWIINEGFLQADLVMMTAKGDSMEPSIPSGASLIIDKSQTSIKEDGVYVLRVEDALFVKRLRYDHLNYELNIISDNPIYPLSQVKKAMLNDICVIGKVVKLVVNF from the coding sequence ATGTTAAAAGAAGATGTTATTTGCAGAATAGAAGAGCTTGTTGCTGGTCGTTCGTTACGAAAAGTGAGTTTAGAGTGGGGCATTCCTCAACCAACACTTCATAACATGCTTAAGAACAGAACTGATCCTAAATTTGATACTCTTGATAAAATTATGAAGGCTGAAAATGTAAACGTTGAATGGCTGCTAACAGGATCCGAAACGGAAAATGATTTCATATCCATCCCAAGAATAGATATTGAGGTATCCGCTGGATGTGGTTCATATATTGTCTCTGAGCTTGAAAACGAAGGAATGAAAGTTACCCAGAAATGGATAATTAATGAGGGTTTTCTACAAGCCGATCTTGTCATGATGACAGCAAAGGGTGACAGCATGGAACCATCAATTCCAAGTGGGGCCTCATTGATTATAGATAAGTCACAAACGTCTATTAAGGAAGATGGAGTATATGTTCTGAGAGTTGAAGATGCATTATTTGTTAAACGACTCAGATATGATCATTTAAATTATGAATTAAATATTATTAGTGACAATCCTATTTATCCACTTTCTCAAGTAAAAAAAGCAATGCTTAATGACATATGCGTAATAGGCAAGGTCGTAAAACTAGTGGTCAATTTTTAG
- a CDS encoding replication endonuclease: MQARLALSPTISGPKYPPLFSNTEQYPLEGKVCLFKPNSTPAHPVSVLSDNQYQEGQYVYGFGTADISANTNVYQAQAAVIGSLDEHASNHAVFNRNRDFALARLRHLPNKIRISISEEYQRRLTNKDGIANIRGANIYLRTTTEFINKVWLKYPFHNAGSFFKKITSELREDVPKNVDLDKDDFIRTTHLGGFELIRYRKSKQMKQVANRLALIALDEVKDAATHNNGDMAFLKAYDAAAAICQQWDIPPPYYAAVKIDFIIPAAECAILRMTCPKWWLKKLSNLRDRCTEHMNIAAGLVNEGSPYISRDSFNEWCEQQKSGLEWLESTMIESESGVIIPLIDAAMSGTANPKNRFVEMVVRARGLEEVAEDLGYIGFMANITAPSKYHRNSKKWNAEDPRYAQQFLVKQWAKVRTALTNLKIKFKGFRIVEPHKDGTPHWHMMIFVHSDTAETTQEIITKYAFEVDGDEDGAKEHRLVFEPIDKIKGSATGYLIKYITKGIRGEHMQGELDLESGLPIEEAARNIASWASRHKLRQFQFFGMKSVSAWREFRRIKECPQPVEIELARAAAVNSNWKEFEAALAVNPIKLDYEKTECGNEYGEETKRVIGLWYPNKKHDGKQDIRSLITRGDKWTIRAMDSDEKINYKKLKQERLKVFKENAQLKEAYDDTREQCKNKLIGLAKKKEAAKGKEKELFQAQIESLKATDTALMKPTLKALPKWKMSQCSSSKSRGSGETRTCRNNCTGAISSRPRHQISEDNFRELASNGITDPHTLDRIANGSGILTDRGEVWWLTHGQLWSEHPLDEDDHEFNFF; encoded by the coding sequence ATGCAAGCAAGATTAGCGCTATCGCCTACTATATCGGGACCTAAATACCCCCCGTTGTTTTCAAACACTGAGCAATACCCACTTGAGGGTAAGGTGTGTCTGTTTAAACCAAACAGCACACCCGCTCACCCCGTCAGCGTGCTGTCAGATAACCAGTATCAAGAAGGACAATATGTCTATGGTTTTGGCACCGCAGACATTTCAGCTAATACCAATGTATACCAAGCACAAGCGGCTGTTATTGGCTCGCTAGATGAGCACGCTTCAAACCATGCGGTATTCAATCGCAATCGTGATTTTGCGCTTGCGCGATTAAGGCACCTACCCAATAAAATTCGCATCAGCATTTCAGAAGAATATCAGCGCCGGCTAACCAATAAAGACGGCATTGCAAACATACGCGGCGCCAATATTTACCTTAGAACCACGACCGAGTTTATTAACAAGGTGTGGCTTAAATACCCGTTTCACAATGCAGGTAGCTTCTTTAAAAAAATCACATCAGAGCTTCGTGAAGATGTACCTAAAAATGTTGACTTGGATAAAGACGATTTTATACGAACGACTCACTTAGGCGGCTTTGAGTTAATTCGGTATCGCAAAAGCAAGCAAATGAAACAGGTTGCAAATCGTCTCGCTTTAATCGCGCTTGATGAAGTAAAAGACGCGGCCACTCACAACAATGGTGATATGGCGTTTCTGAAAGCCTACGATGCAGCGGCCGCGATTTGTCAGCAATGGGATATTCCCCCGCCCTATTATGCCGCGGTAAAGATCGACTTCATTATTCCAGCGGCCGAGTGTGCCATATTGCGCATGACGTGCCCTAAGTGGTGGTTAAAGAAACTATCAAACTTGCGCGACAGATGCACTGAACACATGAACATAGCCGCAGGACTCGTCAATGAAGGCAGCCCATACATAAGCCGCGACAGTTTCAATGAATGGTGTGAGCAGCAAAAAAGCGGCCTTGAATGGTTAGAAAGTACGATGATTGAATCTGAATCAGGTGTGATCATCCCTCTGATTGATGCCGCAATGTCAGGTACTGCCAATCCAAAAAACCGCTTTGTTGAAATGGTGGTTAGGGCGCGAGGTCTGGAGGAAGTCGCGGAAGACTTAGGCTACATAGGGTTTATGGCTAACATTACCGCGCCAAGTAAATATCACCGCAACTCGAAGAAATGGAATGCAGAAGATCCCCGCTATGCTCAACAGTTTTTAGTGAAGCAATGGGCGAAGGTCCGTACCGCCCTTACTAACCTCAAAATAAAATTCAAAGGGTTTCGTATTGTGGAGCCTCATAAAGACGGCACTCCTCACTGGCACATGATGATCTTTGTGCATTCAGATACCGCTGAAACAACACAAGAAATTATAACCAAGTACGCGTTTGAAGTGGATGGCGACGAGGACGGTGCAAAAGAGCATAGATTAGTCTTTGAGCCTATAGACAAAATCAAAGGCTCAGCTACGGGTTATCTCATCAAATACATAACCAAAGGTATCAGGGGCGAACATATGCAGGGAGAGCTAGATCTTGAGTCTGGACTACCTATTGAGGAAGCCGCTAGAAATATCGCATCTTGGGCGAGTCGGCACAAATTACGTCAATTTCAGTTTTTTGGCATGAAGTCTGTCTCCGCCTGGCGAGAGTTTAGGCGGATAAAGGAATGCCCTCAACCTGTTGAGATAGAGCTAGCGAGAGCAGCTGCTGTCAATTCCAACTGGAAAGAGTTTGAGGCCGCGCTAGCCGTTAACCCAATCAAGCTAGATTACGAAAAAACAGAGTGCGGTAATGAATACGGTGAAGAAACCAAGCGAGTCATTGGCCTGTGGTATCCCAACAAAAAGCATGACGGCAAACAAGACATACGTTCATTGATCACCCGTGGTGATAAATGGACTATTCGCGCCATGGATAGTGATGAAAAAATTAATTACAAGAAGCTAAAACAAGAGCGCTTAAAGGTCTTCAAAGAAAACGCACAACTTAAAGAAGCTTACGACGACACTAGAGAGCAATGTAAAAATAAATTGATTGGGCTAGCTAAAAAGAAAGAGGCTGCAAAAGGAAAAGAAAAGGAATTGTTCCAAGCACAAATAGAGAGCCTTAAAGCCACTGACACCGCCCTCATGAAGCCGACACTAAAGGCACTGCCTAAATGGAAGATGAGCCAATGCTCTAGCTCTAAGAGCCGCGGCAGCGGTGAAACTAGGACTTGTAGGAATAACTGTACAGGCGCCATTTCAAGCCGTCCGAGACATCAAATTTCAGAGGATAACTTTAGAGAATTAGCCTCTAACGGAATAACAGATCCCCACACATTAGACCGCATCGCAAACGGCTCAGGAATATTGACCGACAGAGGCGAAGTCTGGTGGCTTACTCATGGCCAACTGTGGTCTGAGCACCCGCTAGATGAAGATGACCATGAGTTTAATTTTTTTTAA
- a CDS encoding DNA cytosine methyltransferase, whose translation MLLPDEIVVDNFAGGGGASTGMELGLGRHVDIAINHDPAAIDMHRMNHPETKHYCESIWDVDPVEACQGRPVGLAWFSPDCKHFSRAKGATPVNKNIRGLAWVAVRWAALVPVRMIMLENVEEFLTWGPVVNGKACKERRGETFQAFILALTTGLSLNHPAIADIKHALGDDFNLSKIEKGLGYAVEWKIIKACDYGAPTIRKRLFLIARHDGQPIEWPQPTHGNGLLPYRTAADIIDWNIPVKSIFNRKRPLAENTMKRIAKGLEKFVINANEPFIVPGECTTPFITEHANASNQRNMPINEPLRTICAQVKGGHFALVAPIICRQFGNSVGHSIDAPLGTITASGGGKSQLVTSHMIKMRGDNIGHSTNEPVHTISAGGFHIGEVRAFLVEYYGTGNAHRCDKPLHTVTTKDRFGLITIKGEDFQIIDIGMRMLEPHELFAAQGFPYDYSITHDSKGKKLSKASQVARCGNAVCPPVAQALVMANLPEQINLAA comes from the coding sequence ATGCTTTTACCCGATGAAATAGTGGTTGATAACTTTGCAGGTGGTGGCGGTGCCAGTACTGGGATGGAATTAGGCTTAGGCCGTCATGTTGATATTGCTATCAATCATGACCCCGCTGCCATTGATATGCATAGAATGAATCATCCAGAAACTAAACATTACTGTGAATCAATATGGGATGTTGACCCCGTTGAGGCATGCCAAGGTCGGCCAGTGGGGCTTGCTTGGTTTAGTCCTGACTGTAAGCATTTCTCTCGAGCAAAAGGCGCCACACCCGTCAATAAAAATATTCGTGGCTTAGCTTGGGTTGCTGTTCGCTGGGCTGCTTTAGTGCCTGTCAGAATGATCATGCTTGAGAATGTTGAGGAGTTCTTAACCTGGGGCCCAGTTGTAAATGGTAAGGCTTGCAAAGAACGTAGAGGCGAAACCTTTCAGGCGTTCATATTAGCGCTTACTACGGGATTATCGCTAAACCATCCAGCAATTGCAGATATTAAACATGCTCTTGGAGATGATTTTAATCTGTCTAAAATCGAAAAGGGCTTAGGGTACGCAGTTGAGTGGAAAATAATTAAAGCGTGTGATTATGGCGCCCCAACTATCAGGAAACGTCTATTTCTCATTGCTCGTCATGACGGGCAGCCCATTGAATGGCCTCAACCAACCCATGGGAATGGGTTGCTTCCCTATCGTACTGCCGCCGATATTATCGACTGGAATATTCCCGTTAAATCAATTTTCAACCGCAAGCGACCATTGGCTGAAAATACCATGAAACGGATAGCGAAGGGCTTAGAGAAGTTTGTGATTAATGCGAATGAGCCATTCATTGTACCTGGTGAATGTACCACGCCATTTATTACTGAGCATGCTAATGCCAGTAATCAGCGAAACATGCCCATTAATGAACCTTTAAGGACTATTTGTGCGCAGGTGAAAGGGGGGCATTTTGCGTTAGTGGCTCCCATTATCTGCCGTCAATTTGGTAACAGTGTCGGTCATTCCATTGATGCACCACTGGGCACCATCACAGCAAGTGGTGGTGGCAAGTCACAGCTCGTGACCAGCCATATGATAAAAATGCGCGGGGATAATATTGGCCATAGCACAAATGAACCCGTACACACCATTTCAGCCGGTGGCTTTCATATTGGTGAAGTCCGGGCGTTTTTAGTTGAATACTATGGCACTGGTAACGCTCATCGATGTGATAAGCCCCTGCACACGGTCACTACAAAGGATAGATTCGGCTTAATCACCATAAAAGGGGAAGATTTTCAAATAATAGATATAGGGATGAGGATGCTGGAACCCCATGAACTCTTTGCAGCTCAAGGGTTTCCCTATGATTACTCTATCACCCATGACAGTAAGG
- a CDS encoding helix-turn-helix domain-containing protein, which translates to MDWHNADIKAALEKKGLSLAGLARMYKISPTGLRTTLVRRYRRGEKIIAKHVGVPPEVIWPSRYPQVEVSL; encoded by the coding sequence ATGGACTGGCACAACGCTGATATTAAAGCCGCTTTAGAAAAGAAAGGGTTAAGTCTCGCTGGCTTAGCTCGCATGTACAAGATTTCCCCTACGGGTCTAAGAACAACTCTTGTAAGGCGCTACCGCCGTGGTGAGAAAATTATCGCGAAGCATGTAGGTGTGCCACCAGAAGTTATTTGGCCAAGTCGTTATCCGCAAGTTGAGGTTTCATTATGA
- a CDS encoding phage integrase, with translation MTIKKSDGLFKVDVRPSGKNGKRYRKSFTTRAEAIKYEKYISAQHHNKSWLDAPVDKRNLSELINKWFFYHGQNLKEGEHTQKKLLKMCKDMGDPQAFQITKKFYLDYRQVRLLKIKPKTANLDYERLRNVFSVLIDAGDYAGENPISALSKVKEPARELSFLTTEQINALLAELCGDMSIIVKICLSTGARWGEAQKLTRSQVLKDRLTFVDTKNGKNRTIPIGLDLRTEILNVQSDDGPRLFSDCYVEFREIMKRMNFGLPKGQSSHVLRHSFASHFVMNGGNILTLQKILGHSTILMTMKYAHLAPDHLFEATKFNPLACKLWSTF, from the coding sequence GTGACTATAAAAAAATCTGACGGTCTATTCAAAGTTGACGTTCGACCGTCTGGTAAAAACGGTAAGCGCTATCGCAAATCGTTCACTACCAGAGCCGAGGCGATTAAATATGAAAAATACATTTCAGCTCAACACCACAACAAATCTTGGTTAGATGCGCCTGTCGATAAACGAAATCTATCTGAGCTGATCAATAAATGGTTTTTTTACCATGGCCAGAATTTAAAAGAAGGGGAACATACACAGAAAAAATTACTCAAAATGTGCAAAGACATGGGAGATCCTCAAGCCTTTCAAATCACAAAAAAGTTTTATTTAGATTATCGACAAGTGCGCTTACTCAAAATAAAACCTAAAACCGCAAATCTAGACTACGAACGATTGCGTAATGTATTCAGCGTTCTAATCGATGCTGGAGACTATGCAGGTGAAAACCCCATATCTGCACTATCGAAAGTAAAGGAGCCAGCCAGAGAACTATCATTTTTGACAACAGAGCAAATCAACGCGCTATTGGCTGAACTTTGTGGGGATATGTCCATTATTGTCAAAATTTGTCTATCTACTGGGGCGAGGTGGGGCGAGGCTCAAAAACTAACTAGATCTCAGGTTTTGAAGGACCGACTAACGTTTGTTGATACAAAAAACGGTAAAAATAGAACTATTCCAATAGGTTTAGATTTAAGAACCGAAATTTTGAATGTACAAAGTGATGATGGTCCCAGACTATTCAGTGATTGCTATGTCGAGTTCAGGGAGATCATGAAACGAATGAATTTTGGATTACCCAAAGGACAGTCTTCACATGTATTGCGCCACAGCTTTGCTAGTCATTTTGTGATGAATGGCGGCAACATACTAACTCTTCAAAAAATATTAGGCCATAGCACAATTTTAATGACAATGAAGTATGCACATTTAGCTCCTGATCATTTATTCGAAGCCACAAAGTTCAACCCTCTAGCCTGTAAGTTGTGGTCCACTTTTTGA
- a CDS encoding histidine phosphatase family protein, with the protein MIKKMLFLLILNLSFTATLQASKLEVQSADPNTQIVILVRHAEKQADQEKDPSLTPTGRLRAIQLNETLRNIPLTALYATPFKRTKETLKPTSESREMTIQVIDVKDGISKHVSRGVENIRSEKGNVLVVGHSNTIPLLIKALGGPEIDGIAETDYENIYLLSLPTVGNVGLVQTKYGK; encoded by the coding sequence ATGATTAAAAAAATGTTGTTTCTCCTTATATTAAACCTATCTTTTACGGCCACACTTCAAGCATCTAAGCTGGAAGTACAAAGTGCTGATCCAAATACTCAAATCGTTATCTTAGTCAGGCATGCAGAAAAACAAGCAGATCAGGAGAAAGATCCTTCATTAACACCTACGGGACGACTTCGAGCAATTCAACTAAATGAAACTCTTAGAAATATTCCTTTAACGGCATTATATGCAACACCCTTTAAACGCACCAAAGAAACCCTAAAGCCTACCAGTGAAAGCAGAGAGATGACAATCCAAGTGATCGATGTAAAAGACGGTATTTCAAAACATGTTAGCAGGGGAGTAGAGAACATTAGATCTGAAAAGGGAAATGTACTCGTCGTTGGCCACTCCAATACGATCCCTTTATTGATCAAGGCACTTGGAGGCCCAGAGATAGACGGCATAGCCGAAACCGACTATGAGAACATCTACCTTCTATCACTGCCTACAGTAGGAAACGTAGGCTTAGTACAGACAAAGTATGGTAAGTGA